In a single window of the Coregonus clupeaformis isolate EN_2021a unplaced genomic scaffold, ASM2061545v1 scaf0604, whole genome shotgun sequence genome:
- the LOC121561232 gene encoding zinc finger protein 3-like, whose product MIESADAEAAGPGVKQERSEGEEDPRHSRDTQTQAAVEPHVATKDPTTIAPAPPSTRRRITEVSGTQNAVLKSETDTDTLTVTHRLLHTGSDHRSDPERLGLGRLGCPASGSEYLLYGNPRTVHSHRDSGDALETGNDLSCSYTTEMDPGIMPLGLETQTDLSREDWNRYSSSVYSEGCLDKKGEVIVVDDVTVKVDGDVPLTWNADKTHLGEGHSQGRDFLDYRESLETNPNVTTHSPLHALKDREPVSMSMGPSDSQDCVLFDQVLNSKGQRAQARGRGATSGKSKEKRFLCMFCNKGFSCLQKVEIHQRVHTGEKPFGCTQCHMRFAEAGNLKKHQRVHTGEKPFGCTQCHMRFAQAGHLKRHQRVHTGQK is encoded by the exons atgatagag TCTGCagatgcagaggctgcaggtcctggggtcaagcaggagaggtctgaaggagaggaggacccacGGCACAGCAGAGACACCCAGACTCAAGCGGCTGTAGAGCCCCATGTAGCCACAAAGGACCCCACCACCATCGCCCCAGCGCCGCCCAGCACCCGACGCAGAatcacggaggtcagtggaacgcagaacgccgtcctcaagtcagagacagacacggatactttaactgtaacacacaggctcttacacacaggatctgaccacagatcagaccctgagagactggggctggggagaCTGGGCTGTCCTGCTTCCGGCTCAGAGTATTTACTTTACGGTAACCCGAGGACTGTTCATTCTCATCGGGACTCAGGTGATGCATTAGAGACTGGCAATGATCTGTCATGTTCTTACACTACAGAGATGGACCCTGGCATCATGCCCTTGGGTTtagagacacagactgatctgtctagagaggactggaaccggtacagtagtagtgtatactctgaagggtgcctagataagaaaggggaggTTATAGTCGTAGATGATGTGACTGTGAAAGTGGATGGAGACGTTCCTCTGACATGGAATGCAGACAAGACTCACTTAGGAGAAGGACACTCACAAGGCAGAGATTTCTTAGATTACAGGGAAAGCTTAGAGACAAATCCAAATGTCACGACCCACTCCCCATTACACGCACTCAAGGATCGCGAGCCAGTGTCCATGTCGATGGGACCTTCCGATTCACAGGACTGCGTCCTTTTCGatcaggtattgaactcaaaGGGCCAAAGGGCCCAGGCACGGGGTAGAGGAGCGACATCAGGCAAAAGTAAAGAGAAACGGTTCCTatgcatgttctgtaacaaaggcttcagctgcctccagaaggtggagatccaccagagggtccacacaggggagaaacccttcgGCTGTACCCAGTGTCATATGCGCTTCGCTGAGGCTGGTAACCTGAAGaagcaccagagggtccacacaggggagaaacccttcggctgtacccagtgtcacatgcgcttcgcCCAGGCTGGTCACCTGAAGAGACACCAGAGGGTCCATACAGGGCAGAAATAA